Within the Saccharopolyspora gloriosae genome, the region CGGTGACAGGAAGATTCCCTTCCTCGCATGCGCTGCGCGACGGGCCGGGTCAGTTGAGGGTGCGCAGGACGTAGCGGACGTGGCCCCAGAACGTGGGGTCCGCGGAGTCCTGCCAGGTGAGCAGGCCGCGCCGATTCGCCCAGCGCTCGAAGCCGATGGAGGCCAGCGGCGGCACGGACGCCACGAGCGCCAGCACGAGCACTCCGAACGACCAGCGCAGCGGGCTGAACACCACGAGGCAGGCGATGACGTAGGCGGTGAACACGAGGCCGTGGATCCAGCCGGCGACGGTGACGCCTTCCGGGATGCCGAAGCCGTACTTGAACATCATCGCGATCAGCAGTCCCGCCCAGGAGCACGCCTCGGCGATCGCGACGAGACGGAACCATCCCGCGTAGGTACGGAACACCCTCAAACCGCCTTTCGGACGTAGTGCCGCTCACCGGCACTTGACCCTTGCGAGTGTGCCGGGTGCTCGTGGTCACATCGCCACCGGTGACATCGGGAGAAGCATCCGTGCGCCTGCCGCGCTCGCGCTCCGCGGGGTCGGGGCACGTGGAGAGGCCCGGTTTCGCACTGAAACGGACTCGTCCGCTCCGAAATCGATTTGTGACAACCTTGTCTTGCCGGGGTCGCGCCACAGTTCCGGATCATGTTTCGGAACCGGCGGAACCGATCGCGTGCGAATGATTCGGTGCCGCTGATTGAGCCGTTCGGCCGCATTTCTGCG harbors:
- a CDS encoding DUF3817 domain-containing protein, producing the protein MFRTYAGWFRLVAIAEACSWAGLLIAMMFKYGFGIPEGVTVAGWIHGLVFTAYVIACLVVFSPLRWSFGVLVLALVASVPPLASIGFERWANRRGLLTWQDSADPTFWGHVRYVLRTLN